A window from Hemibagrus wyckioides isolate EC202008001 linkage group LG17, SWU_Hwy_1.0, whole genome shotgun sequence encodes these proteins:
- the LOC131368019 gene encoding A disintegrin and metalloproteinase with thrombospondin motifs 8, which produces MCPWYSIVLLTACAFSGSVSEAPEAEEILPVRLTRRTGRRVAKRSEDHPSFSFTAFGRNFTLSLQPDTNFISSSMTVYHIQGAKDLSAAVPERQVSISDLADVKKGKTATAGSDLRRCFFTGTVDFDDDSVVSVSLCHGIVGSFLSDGDEYQIKPKRFVAGANESATEQPHVITRQKLTKTLAQIDGESFPMSGKHSRTSSGSSRRRRFVSVPRFIETLVVADASVSTFYGEDTKHYVLTLVSMAAQIYKHPSIKNSLNMVVVKLLIVEDKEVGPFVSSNGGLALRNFCSWQQQFNPSSQRHPEHYDTALLITREDICGHQSCDTLGIADVGTMCDPKRSCSVIEDNGLQAAFTIAHELGHVMSMPHDDSKNCERYFGNLPKHHVMAPVYTSFKKRSPWSPCSAFYITEFFDNGHGDCLLDAPEKIFPLPTELPGVIYSLDQQCQQIFGENYLHCQNASAGEVCSQLWCQEEGQSLCTTTNGSLPWADGTDCASDRKCLDGVCTVSEEVMEPKEVVNGGWGQWGEWKPCSRSCGGGVMFSYRECDQPAPQNQGKYCEGQRVQYRSCNTQACESSHGKSFREEQCEKYNNPNHFDIRGNVKQWIPKYAGVSPRDRCKLFCRARGSSEFRVFEAKVIDGTACSPDSTSVCVQGQCIKAGCDLQIGSSKKLDKCGVCGGNGLSCRKISGSYNKILQGYSDIVTIPVGATNIDIKQRSLNGKKHDGIYLAIKRENGEYLLNGNFSVATVEQDIPAYGAVFKYSGSATILERIQSFRQLKEAVTIQLLSTTGETTPAKVKYTFFIPKGISFSKTKEGKTSVHPFGVPQWVVGEWSECSKSCGSGWSRRTVECKDNAGFYFNHCDKDLRPADIRPCADLPCPMWQIGPWSSCSRTCGHGERHRSVDCIDFTGKVVDKAKCDSSKQPNPVFGECMYQEC; this is translated from the exons ATGTGTCCGTGGTATTCTATTGTACTTCTAACTGCTTGTGCATTCAGTGGATCTGTTTCCGAGGCGCCTGAAGCAGAAGAGATCCTGCCTGTCCGTTTAACGAGACGCACCGGGAGACGCGTAGCGAAGAGAAGTGAAGATCATCCGAGTTTTAGCTTCACAGCTTTCGGGCGCAATTTCACACTCAGTCTACAACCGGACACTAACTTTATTTCCTCCTCAATGACAGTGTATCATATCCAAGGAGCCAAGGATTTATCTGCAGCCGTACCAGAGAGACAGGTGTCCATCTCCGATCTAGCAGATGTGAAGAAGGGTAAAACTGCAACAGCTGGATCGGATCTGCGACGCTGCTTCTTTACAGGAACTGTGGACTTTGATGATGATTCAGTGGTGTCGGTAAGTCTCTGTCACGGCATCGTGGGATCGTTTCTTTCGGACGGAGATGAGTACCAGATCAAGCCCAAGCGCTTTGTCGCTGGGGCGAACGAGAGCGCCACGGAACAGCCGCATGTCATCACAAGACAAAAACTGACCAAAACACTTGCGCAAATAGATGGTGAAAGTTTCCCGATGTCTGGGAAGCACAGCAGGACCAGCTCAGGGTCTTCCAGACGCAGGCGCTTTGTCTCCGTGCCGAGATTTATCGAGACTCTGGTGGTGGCGGACGCGTCAGTGTCCACTTTCTATGGAGAAGACACAAAG CACTATGTCTTGACCTTGGTGTCCATGGCTGCTCAGATTTACAAGCATCCCAGCATTAAAAACTCTCTGAACATGGTGGTAGTGAAGTTGCTGATAGTGGAAGACAAGGAGGTTGGACCATTCGTCTCCAGTAACGGAGGCTTGGCACTGCGGAATTTCTGTTCTTGGCAGCAGCAATTCAACCCATCCAGCCAGAGGCATCCTGAGCATTACGACACGGCTCTGCTCATCACTAGAgag GACATCTGTGGCCACCAGAGCTGTGACACACTTGGCATTGCTGATGTGGGGACCATGTGTGACCCTAAAAGGAGCTGTTCTGTTATTGAAGACAACGGATTACAGGCAGCATTCACAATAGCTCACGAATTAG GCCACGTGATGAGTATGCCTCATGATGATTCCAAGAACTGTGAGAGGTATTTTGGAAATCTGCCCAAGCACCATGTTATGGCTCCGGTTTATACAAGCTTCAAAAAGAGGTCCCCCTGGTCCCCATGCAGTGCATTCTACATCACAGAGTTCTTTGACAATGGCCATG GAGACTGCCTACTGGATGCCCCTGAGAAGATTTTTCCGTTGCCCACGGAGTTGCCTGGTGTGATTTATAGTCTGGACCAACAATGCCAGCAGATCTTTGGAGAAAATTATTTACATTGTCAGAATGCCTCTGCTGGGGAGGTGTGCAGTCAGCTCTGGTGCCAGGAGGAAGGCCAGTCTCTGTGTACCACCACAAATGGGAGTTTGCCCTGGGCAGATGGTACAGATTGCGCCTCTGACAGGAAGTGCTTGGATGGTGTTTGCACTGTGTCTGAGGAAGTAATGGAACCAaag GAGGTGGTGAATGGAGGCTGGGGACAATGGGGAGAGTGGAAGCCTTGCTCTCGCTCCTGTGGTGGAGGAGTAATGTTCTCGTACAGAGAGTGTGATCAGCCAGCTCCACAGAACCAAGGGAAATACTGTGAGGGACAAAGAGTTCAGTATCGCTCCTGCAATACACAGGCCTGTGAAAGCAGCCATG GGAAAAGCTTCCGTGAAGAGCAGTGTGAGAAATATAACAATCCCAATCACTTCGATATTCGTGGAAATGTCAAGCAGTGGATACCAAAATATGCTGGTGTATCACCACGGGACCGATGCAAACTCTTTTGTAGAGCAAGAGGCAGCAGTGAATTCAGAGTGTTTGAAGCCAAG GTCATTGATGGAACAGCATGCAGTCCAGATTCCACATCGGTCTGTGTCCAAGGCCAGTGCATTAAAGCTGGCTGTGATCTTCAGATTGGCTCCAGTAAGAAGCTTGacaagtgtggtgtgtgtggtgggaatGGCCTTAGCTGCAGGAAGATATCAGGCTCATATAATAAAATCCT CCAGGGGTACAGTGATATTGTAACAATCCCAGTAGGGGCCACCAATATTGACATCAAGCAGCGGAGCCTCAATGGCAAAAAGCATGACGGGATCTATCTAGCCATAAAAAGAGAAAACGGTGAGTATTTACTGAATGGCAACTTCTCTGTGGCCACTGTCGAACAAGACATTCCAGCTTATGGGGCTGTGTTCAAGTACAGTGGCTCAGCGACTATCTTAGAACGGATCCAGAGCTTCCGCCAACTCAAGGAAGCCGTCACCATCCAGCTCCTGTCCACCACTGGAGAGACCACCCCAGCAAAGGTCAAATATACATTCTTTATCCCAAAAGGCATCTCTTTCAGTAAAACTAAAGAAGGAAAGACATCTGTCCATCCTTTCGGTGTTCCACAATGGGTAGTGGGAGAGTGGTCAGAATGTTCTAAAAGCTGTGGTTCAGGGTGGTCTCGGAGAACTGTGGAGTGCAAGGACAATGCTGGCTTTTACTTTAACCACTGTGACAAAGACCTCAGACCTGCCGACATCAGGCCCTGTGCGGATCTTCCATGTCCCATGTGGCAAATAGGCCCATGGTCATCGTGTTCTCGAACATGTGGTCATGGGGAACGCCATCGCAGTGTGGACTGCATCGATTTCACTGGGAAGGTTGTGGACAAAGCAAAGTGTGATTCTTCCAAGCAACCCAACCCAGTGTTCGGAGAGTGCATGTACCAGGAGTGCTAA